In Oryctolagus cuniculus chromosome 14, mOryCun1.1, whole genome shotgun sequence, the genomic stretch aagcagagagctgaattgaaagtggagcagctggaacatgaaccagcagctgtatgggatgccggcacagggttagcctactacatcacagcgctggtccctgatCTGATGGATTTATGTCTGTTGATTTGTGGGTAGTCTTTCACAGTTGAGTTTGACATCCAGTTGTCCCATTTGAATCAGTGAGAGACCGTTCAAATTGATTTCAGTAGCCTATTGATATTACCCTATGGGTTGATTCCTGCAGGCTGTCTCGGGCTTTACTTGGTGGAGTTTCTGCTGCAGACCAGAGATTCATATGCCTTATTCatctttttcataaatgttttaattttcttgggCCTTTCTTACGTgcctattttctgtttctttaatttctcttcttAAATGATTTGTTTTCAGTCTGTATGCTTTTTCTAGTCAAAGACTAAGTATCGTTTCAAATTTCAATTTCTGAATCCCACAAATTTTATATCActgctttgtgtattttttagcTTTATATTATGAATTCTTCTTTGAGGAATTATTAGATgaatcttttaacatttttattagtcTGTGTATGCAAATGGTATGTGTTAGAGTTGGTTTTCATGTCATTTTACATATAAAGAGGCAGTTTCCCCAGCTAAATTACTGATTCTTCAAAGCAgttctctttaaattttattcctaGTTCTATTCCTTATGTTTCCTGGGCATGGACTAGTTGGTGTACTATTTATATGTTTGATAACTAAATGAAAtagcattctttttattttctaggCATACAAGAGTTAAATTCGGAATAAGTCTACAGGTAGAATGGACAGCTACTTTAAAGCAGCTGTCAGTGACTTGGACAGACTCCTTGATGATTTTGAGCAGAACCCAGGTTTGTTGATTTTTCATTATTGCCActaatgaaagtttaaaaatagctGTAACATAGTTACCTCAGGCatactcttcttcttttttttttttttttttaaagatttacttgaaagagttacacagatacatagagaaggagaggcagttgCTTCTcgaccttttggctaagatcaagtgtggagagaaggagaggcagagagagagagagagagaggtcttccatccactggttcactccccagttggctgcaacggccagagctaggctgatctaaagccaggagcttcttccaggtctcccacacgggtataggggccaaaggacttgggccatcttccactgctttcccaggccataacagagagatggatcagaagtggagcagccgggtctcgaaccggcacccatatgggatgcaggcacttcaggccacagcaccggcccccttcaGGCATGTTTTTAACATTCTTCCATTTCAGTTTTGGTCACATGGTTATCTCTGCAAAAGATTCACTTTATGTCATTATGTGTAACTTACTgatttattcgtttttttttttttttcttaaagatttatttattttgttgagaggcagagtaacagacagagagagggagagacagagagaggtcttccctttgctggcttactccccaaacggccataatggttgaggctgggcctttccaaagtcaggagcaaggagcttgcaggtctcccttgtgggtacagggacccaagcacttgagccatccttcattgctttcccaggccatctgcagggagctgaatcagaagtggagcagctgggacttgaaccagcacccagcccaaaccactatgccacagcattgtcCCACTAGTTTATTCTTACACTGAGTGAAATCAATagccagaaataaaaagaagacaacTAGAGTTTCTTCCAGACATAAACTTaatgtataaaaaaaaaactttaaaaaccagTATATTAGTAAGCTAAAGCAATTTGAAAGCTCTACATAACTTGGAATTTTATTGCTATGAGCAATGAAATACCATTTTCCAAGAATGAAAACTAGGAAAGTAGAGGACAGAGCCAAGAGGTTAGATTGTTTTGTTCCCTTTAGTCTGGTTTTTATAGTACAATTGAATTTCATGGACTTTTTATCACTTTGTGACAtcactttcaaaagtaaaagtcagaaagcactttaaaataaaataaaaataactttggaTATTAATTACCATTTTACAAAAGAATAATATAGCtatagtctttaaaaatgtttggtaTGGAAGTCTTACAAAATCTacctttataataatttttatttgatttgagtCTACTGAATAACATTGtgtcttatttttaattagaTGAACAAGATTATCTTCAAGATGCACAAAATGCAAATGATTCTAACCACTGTTCAGTTTCATCAGAGTTAGCTTCCTCACAGCTAATACCACTGCTCCCAAAGGACCAACAATGCATCGATAGTTGTGGCTCATCAGAAACATGCTTTGAAGCAAATGAGATTTCCTTGAATGAGAAAACCCTTGAGGGACGAACTGctatacaaaatgaaaaaaatgtgacAGGACTGGACCTGCTTTCTTGTGTGGATGCCAATACTTCAGATGAAACCCAGCCTTCATATATGGGACGGTGTAGGAAACCTGTTTGTGATCTGATAAGTGACACGGGCAACTTAGTTCATGCAACTAGTAGTGAAGAGGATATTAAACAATTATTGCCAGATGATATTAAGTCTAGTGCAGATTCTTTGATTGGATGGGACTTACCTTCAGTGTCAGATACTCCCTGTGTTTCTTCAACAGACCGTGGTAGTAGTCCCGTCAGAGAAGAACAAAATGATAACAACTCTGaattacaaaataaagaaatcactGGAACCAAAGAATTAGGTTTAGAAGCTGACACAGCACTTTTAGATTCTAGTAATCATGACAGAACAGAAAGTTTAGAAGATAAAAAGATCTCTAACCAGCTAGAACCAGTTACTGAGTTTAACACATCATCTGCTTTGACTCAACAAAGTTCCAAAATATTTGACGCCAAAGACAACCTACAACACAGGAGTCAGCCACTTGAATCCTTAAAAGATGATGGCTGTTTGGAAAAAGAGGAGGTAGTAGATGCGGCTGTCATTACTGCCACAGaacttttaaaagaaggaagTAGCACAAGTGCTTTGCCTTGCAGTCTTACCAAAAATGAAGGTTTATACTTAAATGATTCACATGCAGAAGATGAAAACTTCAAGTTACCTGATTTATCCTTTGAGGAAGATACACCTGCTTTACTTATAAAGCAGTTTGCTGATGAAGACGTAAGAAGTCTAGATTTTAAAGACGATAATGATGCAGTGCAGGATTGCTctccagctttacctgcttccaaAGCAGATGTCTCCTCCCCGCTGTCCTGTCTGCCGTTGGCTGGGTCCTTGTGTGGAGCGTTAATGGAAAGGAAAGCGCACGGTGATTGTTTACCGCAGAGGGAAGACAAGGATAGTGTGCAGGATGCGGTGACTGTGCGGGAAGTACAGGCGCGCATTCCGCATGGCGAGCCCTGCAGAGCGGCGGAGCTCTTGAAAGAGGAGACGTGTAAAAGCACACTTCTGCAGCCATTCATAGAGAAGAGGGGGGATGGAAAGGTGGATCCTGACCCGACAGTAACCCGAGTTGCATCGTTGAGTTACCCTGGTAACACCAATGCCTGTACCGCCTCAGGACCCCAGATGGAACTTCCTGGTGCTGCCGCGCCAGAGCCTCCCGACCCCTGTGACGGCCTCGCTTTCTCATGCAGTGACATGGATGGGCAAGATTTGGATTACTTTAATATCGATGAGGGTATGAAGAGTGCTTCACTAATTAGTGATGCGGAGCTTGATGCCTTTTTGACAGAGCAGTACCTTCAGACCACTAACACACAGTGTTTTGAAGAAAATGTGAATGACTCAGAATCTCAGAGCGGTCCAGGAGATAGGAAAGGCTTAGGAAATGGACATgttgataatatatattttaatgccGAAGCAGGAGCTGCCACGGAAAGTGGTAACATTAATATGATTTGTCAGACAGTTGATAAGCAAAATACACTAGAAAATAATGAGCTTTCTTTAGGGCAGAAAAGCATAATTCCAGGTGAACAAGGGTTACCTACCAGTAAGTCTGAGGTGATGAGTGAATTACCAGTCTCTGATACTAACAGTCAGTCTGTTTATGTTGGAGGGGCCAGACCTAAGCAATTATTTAGCCTTCCATCAAGAACAAGGGGTTCAAAGGAACAGAATAAGCTGGATGTTCCAGACACGTCAGAAAGCAAACCCAGCATAGCGAATAGCATCGCTCCAACCAGCTGTACTGCAGATCCTGCAGCTGATCCTCAGGCTAACTTCAACTCTAATTATATCGATATAGAAAGTAATCTTGAAAGTAGAGCCAGTCTTGTAACTGCAAATGAAGAGTCTGTGCCTGAAAACACATGCAAAGAAGGCCTGGTTTTAGGCCAGAAACAACCTGCATGGGTCCCAGACTCAGAGGCTCCAAACTGCATGAACTGCCAAGTCAAGTTTACCTTCACAAAACGGCGCCACCACTGCCGAGCGTGTGGGAAAGTAAGTGCTCAAAGTCTTTGGAGTCTTTTACTCTtttgaaatagttaaaattaaacCTAATGATAGAAAAGGCTGATTAACAGATGGCTACAAAATGGAGTTAGTTTAAAATTAGCGTCTTTAACCTAACAGCCATGGAAATATATAAGCCATTGTCGTTTTGCAAATTGCTTGATGGTTGAATGTATGTCATGTTTTCATGGGTATTAATTACATTCTGGAGAATGAAGGACACTTATTATTAATTCTTGTAAGATTTAAGAATGCATGTTCTTATCTCTTAGTATTGACACATTAGGGATTCCACATTTATCTGGGTCCCCCTTTATCCTTGAATATTTAAGACCACCCTGCAGCTAGTGTGACTGATGCTCAGGTAGGAGCAGTTTGGTTTGTGTGAGCTTCAGGttctcctggcttttgcctgacccagcccaggttgctgtgggcatttgggagtgaaccagtggatgagagctctgtcctttttgacctccctccctcctgttttttctctctcccctttccttccctccacctcttttccctctctgtcactctgcctttcaaacaaatttaatggtttttaagtttcaaataaagaactacagaaagctgtgttttttgtttgtttgaagattcattttatttgaaaggcagagtgacagagagtaagaggaagagatagagatcttgcgtctgatggttcactccccaaatggctgcaagtgccaggcctgggccaggttgaagccaggagccaggatcttcatcttggtctaccacgtgggtgcaggggcccaaggacctgggccatttttcactgcttttcaaggcacattagcagggagctggatccaaagtggagtggCCAGTACTCAAACCATTGCAGGTCTTGGTTAAATAAACCACGTTAAATAAATatgttacagtgctggccccacaaagtttttaaaagtgtaaATGCTTTCCTTAAAGAAACCTTTGTTTCTTTTCCAATTAAcaacttttttaaaggattttcttATCAGAGATGGGGTTTTAACTCATAGAAACCtcatttaagtaaaaaaaaaatcatgttggtaCTCTACCTGTGATTATGGTGATTAGAAAAGTAATTTATATAGTAAGGAAAATGGGTTTGGGTTAATTAGGCTTAGAACTTCACCTTCCTCTGCTCTAGTGTTTTGcttgaaacaaaaatttattattaaaaattaaaataaaaaattttttaaaagtcagatttaTTATTCGATTCTTTATAGGTGTTTTGTGGTGTCTGCTGTAATCGGAAGTGTAAGCTGCAGTATCTAGAAAAGGAAGCAAGAGTGTGTGTAATCTGCTATGAGACTATCAGTAAAGGTGAGTATCACCCTGACATGTTTTCTTCCAGTAATTGAATGTATCTTAAAAACAACTGGATTGTGACAAAGATAAAcctctttattttcttaaggCAAGGACCTAGTGTTGGCTTATCTGACTTAGGTGGGACGTCCCAAGGCTTggttcctcttctttttcttccactcTCACAGTTAACACTGCCAGTCTGAAAGGAAGCATTCAGTTTCTGGAGTGGCAGTTCATTAACTTTCCACAGGCACCAAGTCTCTAATGCTGCGTTTCATCTACCTGTTCGTTTTTTATCACCGttttcatcttcatcatcttAATCTAAACATTTATAGAGTACCTACTTTAATAATCGGaaatattacattaaattgaTATTAATAACATAAGGCAAGATACTAGTTTCTACCTTTTAGAAAATAATCTAAAATGGGAGTATAAATGATAAGATAATAATTTAtgtcattttataatttataggCTAACACACTCTTTGCacatttttgtctcatttttttccccttctcagTTTTAGAGTTGTATGTGCGCACTTCCCATTGTTCCTCTGGCTCTCTAGCTACCCTTAGCAGCAGTAGTCCTGgtgattttctttgatttctccaatcttgtgtgtgtgtgtgtgtgtgttgtgttgtatCTTTCTCCAAAGTACATGTTTGTTCTTTTGAGTACTTCTTGATATATTCAAAGATTTGTCGACCATTTAATTCCCAGCAAATATTATTTGGGCCCTTTTTGACCAGACCTGTGCACTAGCTCAGGTGTTGTTTCCTATTAGCCAGGAGAATAAATACCTGATaatgatttgtttttctcttttgaatgAAGATAAATTTTTTCAGCAGTTCTCCAAAAAACTCTGATGTGAGTCTGTTAGCCTGAGGTAAGCTGCTCTACTCCCTGCTGTTGACTTCCACTCTGGAAGATAATAGAGTAAAAGTGTTTTTTTGATTTCCACGTTACCATCGTTGTTTATAGAGAGGTTAGTTTAAGtactcataattttttttttatacactGTTTCAGTAGCCTAGAACACAACTGCTGGTGCTGTTAGCCTAGGAAATCTGTTAGAATTCAGAAATTCTAGAGCAAGCCCCCACATAATTATCTCCCGTACAGGTCACATTTTGGGGTGAGCATTCCGTTTGTGGAGGTTCAAAATATGAGAAATAGGGTCACTGAAGAGGCTCCGTAGGATACTGAGATAAACTCTGGTTTATCAAAGAACATATTGTGGAATGAGTTATTTCattacctattttatttattttgatgtggCATATAGTTTACTTTATGGTGTTATTTATCATTAATTTATACACCACAAGAAAACAAAGTTATTTTAACATCTACTGTAGGGTTGAAAATGATCAATgtgatcatttaaaataatgttatgaAGTAAGAGAAGAAAATGCCTCAAGGAGTGTGAGACACATTgagtgaaagaatggaagaaaatgtttgcTTGAATAGAGATCATGGATGAGAAAGTTGTACTCAGGTTGTATGCAGTTTAAAGAAGCAAGAATGTGAATGCCATTAGGTAGATTTGGGTGAACTGGAAGTTGCTTGAAGCCCAGAGTGTAAGGTGTTTGGATTTCACTTAGTGAGACCCATTTCATGGCGTGCTGCCATTCAGTGGCATTTCAGAGCGATTATGTCAACAGTGGAATAATTTAGAGCAGACTGGTTTGTAGAAATGTGGAAGGGAGAGCTACCAGTCGTGTCCTGTTTTCTTGAATGGAAAATCGGGCACTATTCTGCATTCCGGAGCTCCAGCTGAGAACAAAACAGATGTCCTCTTCtcacggggggagagagagatgctaaGCAGAGGATACAGATGGTGGTATTGCCCTAGGCAAAGTTTAAAGTGCAGGAGGAATAGATAGTAACAGATGAGCAGCAAGGGGCAGCGTCTCTGTAAGGTGGTTGGAGTATGGCTCTGTGATAATATCACGTGTGAACAGAGACTTGAAGGACGTGAGAGGATGAAGCCAAGTGAGTCGCTGTGGGAAGAACATTCTAGGGAGAGGGAGTAATGAAAGCAGAGACTTGAGATGAGAGAGTACCTGTTTAACTTGTGAAAAAAACAAGGAGGCCTAGGAGATTCGGTAGAACAGGTCACCAGAAGGTGTAGGGGGTAGGGATGCTGACTATGTAGGATCTTGTGAGCCCCTGTAGCGCCCTAAATCACTGCTCCAGCTCCGCAGCCAGTAAAGGATTTTAAACAGGAATAATGAGCCAGTGATTTATGTCTTGAAGAATCAGTGTGAACTGTGTTGGAAATAGACTTCAGGGATAAAAGGACAAAAACAGAAGACAGTCGTATTAAAAGAGGATGATTTTCTGTGGGAGATGTGACTCATATGACAACTACAATACTGAAATACTTCATAGAGTAGCTCATTGCAGTGGAGGGCTGCCAGCTAAAGTAAGGGGCCCGTGCTGACTGAACAGTGTCTTTGCCTAGTGCTACTTCTTTTCCTTGATTGGCTATTTAGTGTTCCTTACAActtgaaaaatggaaaacttaCTATAATTTACTGTGGAGCTCAAAAGCACCTGAGATGTTAATACTATTGTTTTCCCCTTTATAGCTCAGGCATTTGAAAGGATGATGAGTCCAACTGGTTCTAATCTTAAATCTAATCAATCTGATGAGTGTGCCACTGTCCAGCCTCCTCCGGAGACCCAAACAGCCAGTGTACCTTCACCTTTGCCCATCTCAGCACTTAAACAACCAGGTATTGAAGGTAATGAGAAGACAATGCTGTCTCAGCCTACCGATGAATTATTAGACccaagataaataattaaaatagaaatgatcTAGTGTAGTCATGGTCCAGTCAGGAAAGAGAGCCCAGACTAGGCTTCTGGAGGAATGTAATGAGGGTATTGGTTGCACACACATGTTAGAAGATGGGAAATGCAAAATGACACCCACAGGTGCTTCAGAGATTGGGAGCTGTAGGAAGCAGCCACCACCACTGGGGTGGGAGGCGGAGTGGGGAGGAGACAGTACTGCTGGAGTTCAGTGAAGGGTGCCATCGTGTGCTTGGTTCTCAGACCAGACAGTCGTGGTTTAGTGCACCacacggccagtgctgtgtcctCTGGGGAAATACAAGTAGCAGGGCTGGAGCCATCGGCTGACCTTGTGGGGTTGGTGCTGACGAAGCTGAAGGAGAGTTCAGGGTGCATGCTGGGAGTACTGAGAAGCGTGGGACATGCAGCGTTGTCTGCGGCTGCTGCTGCAAGAATCCTGGCAGCAGCGAGAGCAGGAGGAgtcactgcctgtgcttccctCTGGCTAACAAGGGAATTGTGCTTCCCGGACCTCCAGCCTGGCATCAGAGAACACCGTACCAGCGTGGGCTTGGGGCTCAAAGACAATAGGTACATAACTGAAACATctccttttcattaaaaaaatctacGTTAGTTGTATGTTTTGCCACAATAACAAGCtgctttttaaatctattttaaaatctttcagttatcttttttaaaaaataatttgtttagaatctttaaaaatttttttaaattaatttttttgaagagcaAAGAGACAGTAAGCTTCcgccctctggttcactcccccaatatctgcagcagctggcactgagccagactgaaaccaggacctTGGCACTCagtctcggtctcccatgtgggtggcaagagcccaagtactggagccacaGCCACTTGAGGCACTACTTGCTGCTTCCTAAGTGAGCGTTAGTGGGAAGCTGCaggcaggagtggagctgggcctgaAACCAGTGCAGGTATCCGAGCAGCACTGAGCTGCTGCATCGGGTGTCTGCTCTCACTTGAATCCTGAGGAAAGCCCATGTATGTTTTTAAACATAATCTCTTCGTCTGTGACATGCTAGAAAATAACTGTTAATAGCAACCTCAGACCCTTTTGACAGCCATTTTGGATTTCAGTTTATCACTCAGCAGCTGTTCTTCATTTATTGTTGTAACTGAAATAGGGAGATTCAGCAAGTGGTTGTGTATTATATGAGATAGCTGTAAAGATGAGTCAGTCATGTTTACAAGTTTTACATATTCTTGGggctgcacagtgggttaaagctccagcctgtagagtcggcatcccatatgggagccggttcgagtccccgctgctccacttcccatccagctccttattaattacctgggaaagcagtgggagatggcccaagtccctgggctcctgtatccatgtgggagacctggaggaagctgcttactcctggcccagccccaatcattgcagctgtttggggagtgaaccagcagatagaagacctccttctctctctctgtgtctacctctctgtgtaactctttcagataaataaaataaatcttttaaaaaaaaagcaaacggccggcgccacagctcactaggctaatcctccacctagtggcgccggcacaccgggttctagtcccggttggggcgccgggttctgtcccggttgcccctcttccaggccagctctctgctgtggccagggagtgcagtggaggatggcccaggtgcttgggccctgcaccccatgggagaccaggaaaagcacctggctcctggctcctgccatcggatcagcgcggtgcgccggccgcggcggccattggagggtgaaccaacggcaaaggaagacctttctctctgtctctctctctcactgtccactctgcctgtcaaaaaaaaaaaaaaaaaaaggcaaacaaagtTTTGCATATTCTTATATTGACAAGGTAAAttattaaatcataaaaataattcaaatagaaGAAAGATACCATACGTAATATCTCCACCCATATTGCAAAAATATACTTGGATAAAATTCCCTTTTTTAATGTTATCTCTGTTGTGTCCTAGGAAGTAGATGattcttttgattattttcatattatccTAAAATTATCTAGTGGTAGTTTTCATAACCATTCTCAATTgatgttttataaaaagaaacaacaaatgtttATGCTAATATTTAGTCATTTTCTTCAGATCTGGGAGGAgatgttagtaaatatttgtgaAGTCCATTATCCACACGATAAGAACAGAAAACCTTATGCTTCTCTTGCTAAATAGAAGTTAGATGACCTCTGCTGCACTGCTGATCGTGTTTCCATGTCCAGActgtttttcttcttgttctcCGTGTTTTTCTTTGCTTATCTACTGTGTCGTGATCTACAGCGTTTTCACCTGTGTCCTAGTCCTTAACCTCACACTTGCAAATTTGGCTCCAGTAATACAGGTTTACCTCTTTCCGCAGTGTCTTTAAGGTATAATCTCTGCTGTCTACTTTTTTTCAGAGTATGAGATTCCCAGGACTCTCTTTCTATGAATTATACAGAAACGCACTCTGCAGGGTAGATCAATCACAAAAAGTCTTGTGAATTCAGGGCTTGCTAGTGGACAgcaaaaaagcttttgaaatcatTTCGTGACCCATTTGAGTAATCAAATTATTGAATTGAATAATTGAGTTAAATATTGAATAATTAAATTGAACATTGAATGATTGCAATATCATCAGATTAAAATGCTTTATGTTTTCAACTGATTGCAGGACTGTGCTCCAAAGAACAGAAGAGAGTGTGGTTTGCAGATGGCATATTGCCAAATGGTGAAGTTGCAGACACAACAAAATTATCAACCGGAAGTAAAAGATGTCCTGACGGCTTCAGTCCTCCCTCACCTGATGTGCTGACGGTAAAGAagctaaaaaataatttattaattaaataaaattttattttattgataattCCTTATATGGTTATTAGAGTACATATCTTTTTAACACTTTGagttttctaaaataagaaatgaataggCATAGCTTGTTTTTTGCATTTCACTTCACCAATATTATGTTATTTACAAATTGAAGATATGTGGCAACTCTACATGGAACATGCCCttttgtttaacatttatttatttatttgaaatgtagttaTAAAGAGAGTGGaggaaggagatagagagaaagggagtgagtgagagggagggagagaatgaacgAGAGAACTTATAtatactggtttattccccaaatggctgcaatggctgggactggaccaggccaaagccaggagcctggaagtccatctgggtctcccttgtgggtggcgtggacccaagcactcgggccatcttccactgctttcccaggggcatttgcagggagctggattgggtaATAGAGCAACCAGGAAGCAAACTGGatttcacatgggatgcctgcatcgtaAGTGGCTGCCTAACCTGTTgagctacaacactggcccctgaatcaCATGTTTTTGGTTGCCATTTTTCCAACAGCTCAGATGATTGTTAGCATTTGATAAcaatactatatttttaattaaagtatgcatttttaaagataatactATCGCACACTGAACACATTATAGTGTAGTGTAAACATAACTTTTATATTCACTAGGAAACCAAAAATTTGTATGATTCTCTTTATTGAAATGCTAGCTTTATTGCTGTAGTCTAGAACCAAAGAAATCTTTGAGGTATGTCTTACTGATGTAgtgaatatatgtatacatatatatttaaagggttctttttaaaaaattctagtggtgtgttttcattttattttaaagtcagaagcATACAGGTGTCTTCCATAttctgatttatttcccaaatgctcacaacagccagagctagaccaggcTGTAGCTAGGAGCCGAGAGCACAATCTGAATCTCTCACATGGAAAGCAGGGATCCAACcagttgagtcatcatctgccccctctaagggtgtgcattagcaggaagctaggggcaaagccaggactcagacccaggcgctctgatgtaaGATgcgggagtcccaagcagtgccttaactgctgtgccagcacccGCTCCAGTGACTATGGATGAGATTTTACTCTTTATAATGTAAGTTGAAGCCCTTGGTTCTCAAACCAGGATTCTTTATATTCCCAGGATTCTTTATATTCCCAGGATTCTTTATATTCCCAGGATTCTTTATATTCCCAGgattctttatattcttttttttttaattaatttatttatttgaaagagttgcagagaggcagaggtaaagagagagagaggtctcccatctgcttgttcactccccagatggccgcaacagcaggagatgcaccgatccgaagccaggagcttcttccaggactcacACACagttgcagtggcccaaggactcgggccatctgctgctttcccaagccatagcagagagctggacggaagtggagcagccaggactagaaccagtgcccaaatgggatgctggcactgcaggtggcagctctacctgctgtgccacagcgccagcccccagaatcc encodes the following:
- the ZFYVE16 gene encoding zinc finger FYVE domain-containing protein 16 isoform X7, with translation MDSYFKAAVSDLDRLLDDFEQNPDEQDYLQDAQNANDSNHCSVSSELASSQLIPLLPKDQQCIDSCGSSETCFEANEISLNEKTLEGRTAIQNEKNVTGLDLLSCVDANTSDETQPSYMGRCRKPVCDLISDTGNLVHATSSEEDIKQLLPDDIKSSADSLIGWDLPSVSDTPCVSSTDRGSSPVREEQNDNNSELQNKEITGTKELGLEADTALLDSSNHDRTESLEDKKISNQLEPVTEFNTSSALTQQSSKIFDAKDNLQHRSQPLESLKDDGCLEKEEVVDAAVITATELLKEGSSTSALPCSLTKNEGLYLNDSHAEDENFKLPDLSFEEDTPALLIKQFADEDVRSLDFKDDNDAVQDCSPALPASKADVSSPLSCLPLAGSLCGALMERKAHGDCLPQREDKDSVQDAVTVREVQARIPHGEPCRAAELLKEETCKSTLLQPFIEKRGDGKVDPDPTVTRVASLSYPGNTNACTASGPQMELPGAAAPEPPDPCDGLAFSCSDMDGQDLDYFNIDEGMKSASLISDAELDAFLTEQYLQTTNTQCFEENVNDSESQSGPGDRKGLGNGHVDNIYFNAEAGAATESGNINMICQTVDKQNTLENNELSLGQKSIIPGEQGLPTSKSEVMSELPVSDTNSQSVYVGGARPKQLFSLPSRTRGSKEQNKLDVPDTSESKPSIANSIAPTSCTADPAADPQANFNSNYIDIESNLESRASLVTANEESVPENTCKEGLVLGQKQPAWVPDSEAPNCMNCQVKFTFTKRRHHCRACGKVFCGVCCNRKCKLQYLEKEARVCVICYETISKAQAFERMMSPTGSNLKSNQSDECATVQPPPETQTASVPSPLPISALKQPGIEGLCSKEQKRVWFADGILPNGEVADTTKLSTGSKRCPDGFSPPSPDVLTMANTVDHVHSSTVEKPNNELGDTTKVEIIQSPASQVPSVGKLPVYTGTEGLPPPGSLVDDDVFTESEEPSAPPAVTVNSTRPAAGTSDYQLLCGIEKCVCNKVSLLPNDEDSLPPLLIAAGEEGSVPIVEEHPAHEQITMLLKGEEWRPVTFVLNANLLVNVKLVFYSSDKYWYFSTNGLHGLGQAEIIILLSCLPNEDTIPKDIFRLFITIYKGALKGKYIENLDNITFTESFLNDKDHGGFLFIAPTFQKLDDLPLPTRPFLCGILIQKLEIPWAKVFPMRLMLRLGAEYKAYPAPLTSIRGRKPLFGEIGHTIMNLLVDLRNYQYTLHNIDQLLIHMEMGKSCIKIPRKKYSDVMKVISSSNEHVISIGASFSTEADSHLVCVQSDGVYQTQASSATGQPRKVTGASFVVFNGALKTSSGFLAKSSIVEDGLMVQITPETMDGLRLALREQKDFRITCGKADAADLREYVDICWVDSEEKGNKGVISPVDGLSLQGFPSEKIKLEADFETDEKIVRCTEVFYFLKDQDTSVSSPRYQFAKEIAMACSAALCPHLKTLKSSRTSKVGLRVSIDTDRVEFQAGSAGRLLPQHYLNDLDSALIPVIHGGTASSSLPLEIELVFFILENLF